The genomic window GTCGTCCCCGGGATTTGGTCGCCGGGCTCGATTCCCGATTGCTCGCCTGCCGCGCAGCAACGCTTGCTGCGAGAAATCGATCAACTCGCGCGCCATGCCGAAGTAGTCGTGCTCGACGCGGGGAGCGGATTGAACCACATCGTTCAGAAGTTCTGGCGAGCGGCTGATGAAGTGCTGGTGGTGACGACCGCCGAGGCCGTTTCGATCATGGACGCTTACGCGGCGATGAAGCTGTTCCTCGCCGGGCATTCGGCGATCAACGTGGCGACGGTCGTCAATCAATCGCCGCAGCCCGACGTGGCGGTAGGCGTGCATGCCCGGATTGCCCAGGCCTGCCAGCGGTTCTTGGGAATGCGAATTCATCGCGCCGGATCCGTGCCTTGGGATTCAGCAGTGGCGATCGCCAATCGCAGCGGCAAGCCGCTGGTTCTGGAAAACTCGGAATCGCCCGCCGCACGTGGAATCGATCAATTGGCGGAACGAATCCTGACGCCGAACGGAGCGACCGACGACGG from Pirellulales bacterium includes these protein-coding regions:
- a CDS encoding P-loop NTPase, which produces MHDQADELRILARQWATDAKPAAQGPRKIVVSAGKGGVGTTTVAVNLAASLGRQGCRTILIDADFSGADAAMLCGIESRDTIADVLSGRRSVHEVLQPGPAGIQVVPGIWSPGSIPDCSPAAQQRLLREIDQLARHAEVVVLDAGSGLNHIVQKFWRAADEVLVVTTAEAVSIMDAYAAMKLFLAGHSAINVATVVNQSPQPDVAVGVHARIAQACQRFLGMRIHRAGSVPWDSAVAIANRSGKPLVLENSESPAARGIDQLAERILTPNGATDDGDAEDILDASMTRIADNIAA